CTTAAGAATGTTTCTTCCAGATAAAGTACTCATTCTTTTTCTGAAGCCATGCTCTTTTTTTCTTTGTCTCTTTTTTGGTTGGAATGTCATTTTCATGCGAATCCACCCCTTTCTATGTTTTATTATTTTATTGGAAGATAAAAATAATAAACTTCAACCTTCCTTTAATTAAAGTAACTTTTAATAAAAAAACTAGTTCCTATAACTATTAATTACATCACTAGTTCTTATTATAAAAATATTAACTATTAAACATCCTATCTTA
The nucleotide sequence above comes from Hathewaya histolytica. Encoded proteins:
- the rpmH gene encoding 50S ribosomal protein L34 codes for the protein MKMTFQPKKRQRKKEHGFRKRMSTLSGRNILKKRRQKGRKRLTA